Proteins encoded by one window of Palaeococcus ferrophilus DSM 13482:
- a CDS encoding YkgJ family cysteine cluster protein: MRFKPVPFLEPVPFKCLNCLDCCRGRWIYLTRRDIRGLMELGKDPSEFMVLSMEEKPRFVLSVREWDLGCVFQDPETGLCTVHSRNPLICRIYPFMVSREPLGVEGERPFEYEGEKLWLYYDKNCPGIGVEEPERVITPEEIAKLGLEFERELEETTIESVAELLGGG; this comes from the coding sequence CGTTTAAGTGTCTCAACTGCCTCGACTGCTGCAGGGGGAGGTGGATATACCTCACGCGGAGGGACATAAGGGGCCTCATGGAGCTTGGAAAAGACCCCTCGGAGTTCATGGTGCTCTCGATGGAGGAAAAGCCCCGCTTCGTGCTCAGCGTCAGGGAGTGGGACCTTGGCTGCGTTTTTCAGGACCCGGAAACTGGCCTCTGCACCGTCCACAGCAGAAACCCCCTTATATGCCGCATCTACCCATTCATGGTGTCGAGAGAGCCCCTGGGCGTTGAGGGGGAGAGGCCCTTCGAGTATGAAGGCGAAAAACTCTGGCTCTACTACGACAAAAACTGTCCGGGTATTGGCGTGGAGGAGCCCGAGAGGGTAATCACGCCGGAGGAAATAGCCAAGCTCGGCCTCGAATTCGAGAGGGAACTTGAGGAGACCACCATCGAAAGTGTGGCGGAACTCCTAGGAGGGGGTTGA